The Amycolatopsis sp. 195334CR genome window below encodes:
- a CDS encoding SDR family NAD(P)-dependent oxidoreductase, whose amino-acid sequence MELQDQRALVTGATSGIGRETAKLLAREGATVLVTGRNPSGGAKTVADIEAAGGRASFIAADMADVDAVRRLAAEVGEVDVLVNNAAIFPFAPTVEQDVPDFDAMFDVNVRAPYFLTAALVPKMVAKGSGSIINVTTIAAAVGMPDSSVYGASKAALESLTRTWAAEFSGSGVRVNNVSPGPVHTEKVLAQDGDLVEKLGTMTQLGRTAAPVEIAEVILFLASPRSSYLTGTTITADGGAIAV is encoded by the coding sequence ATGGAACTCCAGGACCAGCGCGCGCTTGTCACCGGTGCCACCAGCGGAATCGGCCGGGAAACGGCCAAGCTCCTCGCCCGTGAAGGGGCCACCGTGCTTGTCACCGGCCGCAATCCCTCGGGCGGCGCGAAGACCGTCGCCGACATCGAAGCCGCCGGTGGCCGGGCGAGTTTCATCGCCGCCGATATGGCCGATGTTGATGCGGTGCGTCGACTGGCCGCCGAGGTCGGCGAAGTGGACGTGCTCGTCAACAACGCGGCCATCTTCCCGTTCGCGCCGACGGTCGAGCAGGACGTCCCGGACTTCGACGCCATGTTCGACGTGAACGTGCGGGCGCCCTACTTTCTGACCGCCGCGCTGGTACCGAAGATGGTCGCCAAGGGCTCGGGCAGCATCATCAACGTCACCACGATCGCGGCGGCCGTCGGCATGCCCGACTCGTCGGTCTACGGCGCGAGCAAGGCGGCGCTCGAGTCACTGACCCGCACCTGGGCCGCCGAATTCAGCGGCTCCGGGGTCCGCGTGAACAACGTCTCGCCGGGCCCGGTGCACACCGAGAAGGTCCTCGCCCAAGACGGCGACCTGGTGGAGAAGCTCGGCACCATGACCCAACTGGGCCGCACCGCGGCCCCCGTGGAGATCGCCGAGGTCATCCTGTTCCTCGCGTCGCCGAGGTCGAGCTACCTCACCGGTACCACCATCACCGCCGACGGCGGCGCCATCGCCGTCTAG
- a CDS encoding helix-turn-helix transcriptional regulator: MRRQEHPGVDELKLTEVMAALGDPLRVGLVRLLSDGVERNFGELRAPVAKSTLSHHLKVLRAAGITCSREEGTRCYVRLRRDDLESRFPQLLDAVLTAAADEGVGEHVGLRAAPATDGGA; encoded by the coding sequence ATGCGACGGCAAGAACATCCCGGGGTCGACGAGCTGAAGCTCACCGAGGTGATGGCCGCGCTCGGCGATCCGCTCCGCGTGGGTCTGGTCCGGCTGCTGTCGGATGGGGTGGAGCGCAACTTCGGCGAGCTGCGCGCGCCGGTCGCCAAGTCGACGCTCAGCCACCACCTCAAGGTGCTCCGCGCGGCGGGCATCACCTGCAGCCGTGAGGAAGGCACCCGCTGCTACGTGCGGCTCCGGCGGGATGATCTCGAATCGCGCTTTCCGCAACTCCTCGACGCCGTACTGACCGCGGCGGCGGATGAAGGCGTCGGTGAGCACGTCGGCCTGCGCGCCGCCCCGGCGACCGACGGCGGTGCTTGA
- a CDS encoding helix-turn-helix domain-containing protein — MSRESSHRVVAIVDDGSNPFELGVATELFGLRRPELDRPWYEFALCAAEPSIRMHSGFFTLSGVRGLDAVDEADTVIVPNRPDPESAPDPRVLDAIRRAHRRGARLMSFCTGTFTLAAAGVLDGRRAVTHWRWASLFTSRFPEVELAPDVLFVHDGTVLTAAGSAAALDLGLYVIRQDHGAEVANAVSRRLVFAAHRDGGQQQFIERPVPEVPDASLAPVLAWAQERLDQPLTIGDLAAYAAVSPATLHRWFRAELGTTPLAWLTAERVSLACRLIERGEQRLELVARASGLGTASNLRTQIRRRTGLTPTAYRRRFTTLTA; from the coding sequence ATGTCGCGTGAATCCTCGCATCGAGTCGTGGCCATCGTCGACGACGGGTCCAACCCCTTCGAACTGGGCGTGGCCACGGAGTTGTTCGGGCTGCGACGCCCCGAGTTGGACCGGCCGTGGTACGAGTTCGCGTTGTGCGCGGCCGAGCCGTCGATCCGCATGCACTCAGGGTTCTTCACGCTGTCCGGAGTGCGCGGCCTCGACGCCGTGGACGAGGCGGACACGGTGATCGTGCCGAACCGCCCAGATCCCGAGTCCGCGCCCGACCCTCGCGTGCTCGACGCGATCCGGCGCGCGCATCGGCGGGGTGCCCGGCTGATGAGCTTCTGCACCGGCACGTTCACCCTCGCCGCGGCCGGCGTCCTCGACGGACGGCGCGCGGTCACGCACTGGCGCTGGGCATCGCTGTTCACCTCGCGCTTCCCCGAGGTGGAACTGGCGCCGGACGTGCTTTTTGTGCACGACGGCACCGTGCTCACAGCCGCCGGAAGCGCGGCGGCGCTGGACCTCGGGCTGTACGTGATCCGCCAGGACCACGGTGCCGAGGTCGCGAACGCGGTCAGCCGACGCCTGGTCTTCGCCGCCCACCGAGACGGCGGGCAGCAGCAGTTCATCGAACGCCCGGTGCCGGAGGTCCCCGATGCGTCACTGGCCCCAGTGCTCGCGTGGGCGCAGGAACGCCTCGACCAGCCGCTGACCATCGGCGACCTGGCGGCCTACGCCGCCGTCAGCCCGGCGACGCTGCACCGGTGGTTCCGCGCGGAACTCGGCACCACCCCGCTCGCCTGGCTGACCGCTGAGCGGGTCTCGCTAGCCTGCCGCCTCATCGAACGCGGGGAGCAACGGCTGGAGCTGGTCGCGCGGGCCAGCGGCCTGGGCACGGCGTCGAACCTGCGGACCCAAATCCGCCGCCGAACCGGCCTGACCCCGACGGCCTACCGCCGCCGCTTCACCACCCTGACGGCTTGA
- a CDS encoding cupin domain-containing protein, translating into MSKQPISLDDVLAGFDQAWSPRIVAFVNDYDVRVAKFAGEHVWHVHEHTDEFFLVLDGEVRIGLRDGEEREVVLPKGSSFVVPRGVFHKPSSVDGASVLLFEPTGTLSVGDQHDPVPEHVDETTGHVVA; encoded by the coding sequence ATGAGCAAGCAACCGATCTCCCTCGACGACGTGCTGGCGGGCTTCGACCAGGCGTGGAGCCCGCGCATCGTCGCCTTCGTCAACGACTACGACGTGCGCGTAGCCAAGTTCGCCGGTGAACACGTGTGGCACGTCCACGAGCACACCGACGAGTTCTTCCTGGTGCTCGACGGTGAAGTGCGCATCGGCCTGCGTGACGGCGAGGAACGCGAAGTCGTGCTGCCGAAGGGATCCAGCTTCGTGGTGCCGCGCGGCGTCTTCCACAAGCCATCCTCTGTGGACGGTGCTTCGGTGCTGCTGTTCGAGCCGACCGGCACCCTCTCCGTCGGAGACCAGCACGACCCGGTGCCTGAGCACGTCGACGAAACCACGGGTCACGTGGTGGCCTAA
- a CDS encoding TDT family transporter, translated as MGTGIVATAAASLPLQFPGLRTAATLVWAAAAVLLVVVCAVALVRLRRSYAGDPVMAQFWGAPPMALCTVGSGTLLLGKDWIGLDAALAVDWTLWTVGTLFGLGTAIWVPVKMMTTQHVRSSDTFAGWLMPVVPPMVSASGGALLAPHLPADYRQAMVLACYTMFGVSLFATLCLLPQIWQQLVLGRADNVPTSWIVLGPLGQSITAANLLAVPAAEALPAPYAQAAVAFGLLYGVPTLGFALIWSAIAASLTLRAARRGLPFTLSWWSFTFPVGTVVTGASALFAQVHTGLFAAVAVLGYVGLVGAWLVVAPRTLRLARRG; from the coding sequence ATGGGCACCGGCATCGTGGCCACCGCCGCGGCCAGCCTCCCGTTGCAGTTCCCCGGCCTGCGCACGGCCGCGACGTTGGTCTGGGCCGCCGCGGCGGTGCTGTTGGTGGTGGTCTGCGCGGTGGCACTGGTCCGATTGCGCCGGTCGTACGCCGGGGACCCGGTGATGGCGCAGTTCTGGGGCGCCCCGCCGATGGCCCTGTGCACCGTGGGCTCCGGAACCCTGCTGCTCGGCAAGGACTGGATCGGCCTGGACGCCGCGCTCGCCGTCGACTGGACACTGTGGACGGTCGGCACGCTGTTCGGCCTGGGCACGGCCATCTGGGTGCCGGTGAAGATGATGACCACGCAGCACGTCCGCTCGTCGGACACCTTCGCCGGTTGGCTGATGCCGGTGGTGCCGCCGATGGTCTCCGCCTCCGGCGGCGCACTCCTGGCACCCCACCTGCCCGCGGACTACCGGCAGGCGATGGTGCTGGCCTGCTACACGATGTTCGGCGTGAGCCTGTTCGCGACGCTGTGCCTGCTGCCGCAAATCTGGCAACAGCTGGTGCTCGGCCGGGCAGACAACGTGCCGACGAGCTGGATCGTGCTGGGCCCGCTCGGTCAGTCGATCACGGCCGCGAACCTGCTGGCCGTCCCCGCCGCCGAGGCGCTGCCCGCCCCGTACGCCCAGGCGGCAGTCGCTTTCGGGCTGTTGTACGGCGTGCCCACCCTGGGTTTCGCCCTGATCTGGTCGGCGATCGCCGCCTCCCTCACCCTGCGTGCGGCCCGGCGAGGCTTGCCGTTCACCTTGTCGTGGTGGAGCTTCACCTTCCCGGTCGGCACCGTCGTCACCGGGGCGAGTGCCCTGTTCGCCCAAGTCCACACCGGCCTCTTCGCGGCGGTGGCCGTGCTGGGTTATGTCGGCCTGGTGGGTGCGTGGTTGGTTGTCGCCCCACGCACCCTGCGCCTCGCCCGCCGCGGTTAG
- a CDS encoding LysR family transcriptional regulator has product MPLSARVSDLTSFDLLLSVAELGSIGRAARVHGMSQPAASVRLRQLEARAGAPLLHRGARGARLTTEGQLVASWAQPVLDAASDLEAGIAALRADRDSHVRIAASLTVAEYLLPRWLIALKAVDPGTVVALTSGNSADVAAQVLAGTVELGFVEGPDIPEGLQDKEVARDELVLVVAPSHPWAARRRRPRAAELAATPLVSREPGSGTRQALERALRAHVDALAEPALEVSSTTAIKAAAVGGIGPAVLSAHAVAPELAAGTLVRLVVPDLDLGRQLRAIWPKGRTPRGPARDLLAIALQPTG; this is encoded by the coding sequence ATGCCTTTGTCCGCCAGGGTGAGTGATCTGACCAGCTTCGACCTGCTGCTCAGCGTGGCCGAGCTCGGCAGCATCGGCCGGGCCGCGCGGGTGCATGGGATGTCCCAGCCCGCCGCGAGTGTGCGGCTCAGGCAGTTGGAGGCCCGAGCGGGCGCACCCCTGCTGCACCGCGGCGCTCGCGGAGCGCGCCTCACCACCGAGGGCCAGCTCGTCGCCAGTTGGGCGCAGCCCGTGCTTGATGCGGCCTCCGATCTCGAGGCGGGCATCGCGGCCCTGCGGGCTGACCGCGACAGCCACGTGCGGATTGCCGCCAGTCTCACCGTTGCCGAATACCTGCTGCCGCGCTGGTTGATCGCGCTCAAGGCCGTCGACCCCGGCACTGTGGTCGCGTTGACCTCCGGCAACTCCGCCGACGTTGCGGCTCAGGTCCTCGCGGGCACCGTCGAACTCGGGTTCGTCGAGGGGCCCGACATCCCCGAGGGCTTGCAGGACAAGGAAGTGGCGCGCGACGAGCTGGTCCTCGTGGTCGCTCCCTCGCACCCGTGGGCGGCGCGGCGCCGACGACCGAGGGCCGCCGAGCTCGCGGCGACGCCGTTGGTCAGCCGCGAGCCGGGGTCCGGTACGCGCCAGGCGCTGGAGCGGGCCCTGCGAGCGCACGTCGACGCGCTCGCCGAGCCCGCGCTGGAGGTGTCGTCGACCACCGCGATCAAGGCCGCCGCGGTCGGTGGCATCGGGCCCGCCGTGCTCAGCGCGCACGCCGTCGCGCCCGAACTCGCGGCGGGCACGCTGGTCCGCCTCGTGGTACCCGACCTCGACCTCGGCCGACAGCTGCGCGCTATCTGGCCGAAGGGCCGGACGCCGCGGGGACCGGCTCGCGACCTGCTCGCGATCGCCCTGCAGCCGACCGGATGA
- a CDS encoding ABA4-like family protein, whose protein sequence is MMSSLFDLTFVLAAPFWALMILAPGWSWTRRIVSSPVVFAPPALLYLGIAVPRLAEVLPAVASPSLTGLQELMAEPGAATLVWAHIIAFDLFVGRWMYLESRERGVHPLVMAPLLVLTILLAPIGALVWLVIRSAAGRSRAGREPVPAASGPSAR, encoded by the coding sequence ATGATGTCCAGCCTGTTCGACCTGACCTTCGTCCTGGCCGCGCCGTTCTGGGCGCTGATGATCCTGGCGCCCGGCTGGTCGTGGACGCGGCGGATCGTGTCGTCGCCGGTGGTGTTCGCCCCGCCCGCGTTGCTCTACCTGGGGATCGCGGTGCCGCGGCTGGCCGAGGTGCTGCCCGCGGTGGCGTCGCCGTCGCTCACGGGGTTGCAGGAACTGATGGCCGAACCGGGCGCGGCGACGCTGGTCTGGGCGCACATCATCGCGTTCGACCTGTTCGTCGGCCGGTGGATGTACCTGGAGAGCCGGGAGCGGGGGGTGCACCCGCTGGTGATGGCGCCGTTGCTGGTGCTGACCATTCTGCTGGCGCCGATCGGCGCGCTGGTCTGGCTGGTCATCCGGTCGGCTGCAGGGCGATCGCGAGCAGGTCGCGAGCCGGTCCCCGCGGCGTCCGGCCCTTCGGCCAGATAG
- a CDS encoding MerR family transcriptional regulator, translating into MRVAELSRRSGVPVPTIKYYLREGLLQPGELTSPNQARYGDEHVRRLKLVRALLDVGGLSVAAVRDVLETMANPGKSMFKVLGTVQHNLAGHVPAAEGEHHETASRIAHELVERHGWQIKPNSPPLDSLIASLGTLIELHGEDLLELLDAYADASQRIAAFDIDYTRRGTDRGDAVERMVIGTVVGDAILSALRRLAHENEAARRLHSG; encoded by the coding sequence ATGCGCGTTGCGGAACTGAGCCGGCGGAGCGGGGTGCCGGTGCCGACGATCAAGTACTACCTCCGCGAGGGACTGCTCCAGCCCGGCGAGCTGACCAGCCCGAACCAGGCGCGCTACGGCGACGAGCACGTCCGGCGGCTGAAGCTGGTGCGGGCGCTGCTCGACGTCGGCGGGTTGTCCGTGGCGGCGGTGCGCGACGTGCTGGAGACCATGGCGAACCCCGGCAAGTCGATGTTCAAGGTGCTCGGCACGGTCCAGCACAACCTCGCCGGCCACGTGCCCGCGGCCGAGGGTGAGCACCACGAGACGGCCAGCCGGATCGCGCACGAGCTGGTCGAACGGCACGGCTGGCAGATCAAGCCGAACTCCCCGCCGCTGGACTCGTTGATCGCCTCGCTCGGCACGTTGATCGAGCTGCACGGCGAGGACCTGCTGGAACTGCTCGACGCCTACGCCGACGCCTCGCAGCGCATCGCCGCGTTCGACATCGACTACACCCGGCGCGGGACCGATCGCGGCGACGCGGTGGAACGCATGGTGATCGGCACCGTGGTCGGGGATGCGATCCTGAGCGCGCTGCGCAGGCTGGCCCACGAGAACGAGGCCGCTCGCCGCTTGCACAGCGGTTAA